A single region of the Biomaibacter acetigenes genome encodes:
- a CDS encoding DUF917 domain-containing protein produces the protein MKKLTYEDVRDVLVGCTILSTGGGGDLQKGLKLAEEDFKNNLEYRLVSLDEIDDEDLFACPYFCGSIGPKKEEDSYSKYRKIEELETTVAVQALERFYGSKIAGVVSIEYGGMNTAVAMSTGARLKKFIVDADAAGRAVPDLQFSTFYVTKKPIYPLAVANNIGDVAVFEKVADDFRAEDLVRALSVVSGGMIGMADHPCRGKDLKKSVIPNALSYAAEVGRAQRIALEKGKDPVEEIIAAGDGFYLFKGVVKKDTEWKIEGGFTFGTIDIEGIEKYRGLSLRIWFKNENVICWLDDEVLVTVPDLICVVEAESGYPITNPYCKKDFKVSVLGFKAPDMWRSENGLSVLNPSFFGFNVDYIPIEKKLK, from the coding sequence TTGAAAAAATTGACTTATGAAGATGTGAGAGATGTTCTGGTGGGGTGCACAATACTCAGTACCGGCGGAGGGGGTGACCTGCAAAAAGGGCTGAAGCTTGCTGAAGAAGATTTTAAAAACAATCTGGAATACAGACTCGTTTCACTGGATGAAATAGATGATGAAGACTTATTTGCCTGCCCCTATTTTTGCGGTTCCATCGGTCCTAAAAAGGAAGAGGACAGTTACAGTAAATACCGTAAAATTGAAGAGCTTGAAACAACAGTGGCCGTCCAAGCTTTAGAGAGGTTTTACGGCAGCAAAATCGCCGGGGTTGTATCCATAGAATACGGCGGCATGAATACAGCCGTAGCTATGTCCACCGGAGCAAGGCTTAAAAAATTCATAGTGGATGCTGACGCGGCTGGGAGGGCTGTACCCGACCTTCAGTTTTCCACTTTCTATGTAACAAAAAAGCCCATATATCCCCTGGCTGTGGCCAATAACATAGGGGACGTGGCAGTGTTTGAAAAGGTGGCGGACGATTTCAGGGCCGAAGACCTTGTAAGGGCTTTATCCGTAGTCAGCGGAGGCATGATCGGAATGGCTGACCATCCATGCCGGGGGAAGGATTTAAAAAAATCCGTAATACCCAATGCCCTTTCATACGCTGCTGAGGTGGGAAGAGCTCAGAGGATAGCCCTTGAAAAAGGCAAGGACCCGGTGGAGGAAATAATAGCAGCAGGCGACGGGTTTTACCTTTTTAAGGGCGTTGTCAAAAAGGATACTGAATGGAAGATAGAGGGCGGTTTTACCTTTGGGACGATAGATATTGAGGGTATTGAGAAATACAGAGGACTATCTCTCAGGATCTGGTTTAAAAACGAGAATGTTATTTGCTGGCTTGATGATGAAGTCCTGGTTACCGTTCCCGACCTCATATGCGTCGTAGAGGCAGAGTCCGGGTATCCAATTACCAACCCTTACTGCAAGAAGGATTTTAAGGTATCGGTTCTCGGATTTAAGGCACCCGACATGTGGAGGTCAGAAAATGGCCTGTCTGTACTGAACCCCAGTTTTTTTGGATTTAATGTTGATTATATTCCCATAGAGAAAAAATTAAAATGA
- a CDS encoding ABC transporter ATP-binding protein produces MSKPLLEVKQLKKYFPVKAGFFSRPVAWVKAVDGVTLNIKSGEVLGLVGESGCGKTTLVNVILKLEDPTSGRVIFEGKDLFNLRQEDLRETRKDVQIVFQDPFWSLNPRLLIRDIIGEPINVHLKLSPGELVKKVEELLELVGLPKEGVYKYPHEFSGGQRQRIAIARALAVRPKLVVLDEPTSAIDVLSQAQILMLLKDLKEKMGLTYILISHDLSVVNYMADRIAVMYLGKIVEYGPAEKVFANPAHPYTKALFMAIPDPETEGLESIMTLEGNVPSAINPPAGCRFHTRCPLAGEICSKKEPPIVKLDDEHEASCFLLEKS; encoded by the coding sequence ATGAGCAAACCGCTTCTTGAAGTAAAACAGCTAAAAAAATACTTTCCCGTAAAGGCGGGTTTTTTTTCAAGACCTGTAGCATGGGTAAAAGCGGTGGACGGTGTCACATTAAACATAAAAAGTGGAGAAGTGCTTGGCCTTGTCGGCGAATCCGGGTGCGGGAAGACCACGCTGGTAAATGTCATTCTAAAGCTTGAAGATCCGACTTCGGGCCGGGTTATATTCGAAGGCAAAGACTTATTCAATTTAAGACAGGAAGACCTGAGAGAGACCAGAAAAGATGTACAGATAGTATTTCAGGACCCTTTCTGGTCGTTGAACCCACGACTTCTCATAAGAGACATCATAGGCGAACCTATAAACGTACACCTTAAATTGAGCCCCGGTGAACTTGTAAAAAAAGTGGAGGAACTACTGGAACTTGTGGGGCTCCCAAAGGAAGGAGTATACAAATATCCGCACGAGTTCAGCGGCGGGCAGAGGCAGAGGATAGCCATTGCCAGAGCTCTGGCGGTAAGACCGAAGCTTGTAGTCCTGGACGAACCCACATCGGCTATAGATGTACTTTCACAGGCTCAGATATTGATGCTGTTAAAAGACCTCAAAGAAAAAATGGGTCTGACATACATCCTGATATCCCATGACCTGAGTGTAGTAAACTATATGGCCGACAGGATTGCGGTCATGTATCTCGGGAAAATCGTGGAATACGGGCCGGCAGAAAAGGTATTTGCAAATCCGGCGCACCCTTACACAAAAGCCCTATTTATGGCCATTCCGGATCCGGAGACAGAAGGCCTTGAATCGATAATGACGCTGGAAGGAAATGTCCCCAGCGCCATAAATCCTCCGGCGGGCTGCCGCTTCCATACCCGCTGTCCGCTGGCAGGAGAAATCTGCAGCAAGAAGGAGCCGCCGATTGTGAAACTGGATGATGAGCATGAGGCGTCATGCTTTTTACTGGAAAAATCATAG